One window of Desulfarculus baarsii DSM 2075 genomic DNA carries:
- a CDS encoding autotransporter outer membrane beta-barrel domain-containing protein produces the protein MLCRVSASLFPARTRAWSAPTLAAVCLLAALGLACAAPAWAATASNAGAIVGDWLGTADDDDYTNESTGSISGDANMAQGGSDEFTNAGSINGSIFMSSDGHNTVTNSGTVNAAIYGNANTDAGASSGHNTITITNSGTADSLLGSLNTGAGSSGGENTIYNYGTVHSDIIGSDNFGENTSGGQNIIFNYGSAANVFGSSNTGANTSGGDNVIFNADAASVSGDIIGSENTGGNASGGDNTIVNSGTVSQYIRGSNNTGAGSSGGDNTIYNYGSAMSLHGSSNAGENSQGGENTIYNYGSTGSISGSYSSGIGASGGSNIIYNHGSVSYEVFGSRNTGDNASGGGNYIYNYGTIGQYLHASQNYWDNSSGGENLVYNYGTITSNLYGCWNRGAGSSGGGNILYNYGSVGGNLIGSYNRGAGSSGGGNILYNYGSVTGDIYGSRDYGAGSSSTGNFIYNYGSVGGGIYAGNGDDTVYIDGGSVGGVVDGQDGDDSLILLNIAGVVSSSKYINFENFGMSTSRDLTLAGNWSFNMGMSINGGRTTISDNVFASLATVNGGVLDVAGTLSTGLLHIGGNGYLMGSGRINGNVVNGGYISPGNSIGALYIDGDLTMTADSVLLAELAADGSGDVINVSGALTMQGGQVAAYLERGLYVDGSEWTLINAGSVSGQMAGLNLLTPSNVIGLTAQTTSDGLLATVNRTPYASFGVTANQRAVGAALDSIVPHAASRGDAMAALLTSVDFDYDQQQISGLLAAANPEMYDGLSWAALAGARRFDAAMQNRADWGRVAQRLGAPLEATTQQHAGGQWSLWTRAVGGWDRRSAENGYLGYQADSGGVVLGADGQLLPWLRLGLAFGGDETKVNFSQQGDNGDQKSMRGGLYAAADLGEFYLNGAVSYATFDNDANRSVIFAGQGATAQSSYDGQAWLASLGGGWDQKLAAWLLGPMARLDYLSLSEESFSERNAGLMSLNVGDRNVDYWSSALGLRAASRYNLDGWALLPRAELAWRHLFKDDRREVSASFPGYGGNSFTVHGLEQAQDSLELQVGLNAAIGGQANVFLQYGLGFGQDQSAQELALGFNWLF, from the coding sequence ATGCTTTGTCGTGTCAGTGCGTCATTGTTTCCCGCGCGAACCCGCGCCTGGTCTGCCCCGACCCTGGCCGCCGTTTGCCTGCTGGCGGCGTTGGGCCTGGCCTGCGCCGCGCCGGCCTGGGCCGCCACCGCCAGCAACGCCGGCGCGATCGTGGGCGACTGGCTGGGCACCGCCGATGACGACGATTACACCAACGAAAGCACCGGCTCCATCAGCGGCGACGCCAACATGGCCCAGGGCGGCTCGGACGAATTCACCAACGCCGGCTCCATCAATGGCTCGATCTTCATGAGTTCCGACGGCCACAACACCGTCACCAACTCCGGCACGGTGAACGCCGCCATCTACGGCAACGCCAACACCGACGCGGGCGCCAGCAGCGGCCACAACACCATCACCATCACCAACTCCGGCACGGCCGACTCTCTCTTGGGCAGCTTGAACACGGGCGCGGGCTCCAGCGGCGGCGAAAACACCATCTACAATTATGGCACGGTGCATAGCGACATCATCGGCAGCGACAACTTTGGCGAGAACACCAGCGGCGGCCAAAACATCATCTTCAACTACGGCTCGGCGGCTAACGTTTTTGGCAGCAGCAACACCGGGGCGAACACAAGCGGCGGCGACAACGTCATTTTCAACGCCGACGCCGCCTCGGTCAGCGGCGACATCATCGGCAGCGAAAACACGGGCGGGAACGCCAGCGGCGGCGACAACACCATCGTCAACTCCGGCACGGTCAGCCAATACATCCGCGGCAGCAACAACACGGGCGCGGGCTCCAGCGGCGGCGACAACACCATTTACAATTACGGCTCCGCGATGTCCCTGCACGGCTCCAGCAACGCCGGCGAAAACAGCCAAGGCGGCGAAAACACCATCTACAACTACGGTTCCACGGGCTCCATCAGCGGCAGCTACAGCTCCGGCATCGGCGCCAGCGGCGGCTCCAACATCATCTACAACCATGGCTCGGTGAGCTACGAGGTCTTCGGCTCCCGCAACACCGGGGACAACGCCTCAGGCGGCGGAAACTACATCTACAACTACGGCACGATCGGCCAATACCTCCACGCCAGCCAAAACTACTGGGACAACTCCAGCGGCGGCGAAAACCTCGTCTACAACTACGGCACGATCACCAGCAATTTATACGGCTGCTGGAATCGCGGCGCGGGCTCCAGCGGCGGCGGCAACATCCTCTACAACTACGGCTCGGTCGGCGGCAACCTCATCGGCAGCTACAACCGTGGCGCGGGCTCCAGCGGCGGCGGAAACATCCTCTACAACTACGGCTCGGTGACTGGCGACATCTACGGCAGCCGCGACTACGGCGCGGGCTCCAGCAGCACCGGCAACTTTATCTACAACTATGGCTCGGTCGGCGGCGGCATTTACGCCGGCAACGGCGACGACACGGTCTACATCGACGGCGGCTCGGTGGGCGGCGTGGTCGACGGCCAGGACGGCGACGACTCGCTGATCCTGCTCAACATCGCCGGCGTCGTCAGCTCCAGCAAATACATCAATTTCGAAAACTTCGGCATGAGCACCTCGCGCGACCTCACCCTGGCTGGCAACTGGTCCTTCAACATGGGCATGTCCATCAACGGCGGCCGCACCACCATCAGCGACAACGTTTTCGCCTCGCTGGCCACCGTCAACGGCGGCGTGCTCGACGTGGCCGGCACGTTGTCGACGGGCCTGTTGCACATCGGCGGCAACGGCTATCTGATGGGCTCGGGCCGGATCAACGGCAACGTCGTCAACGGCGGCTACATTTCGCCGGGCAACAGCATCGGCGCGCTCTACATCGACGGCGACCTGACCATGACCGCCGACAGCGTCCTGCTGGCCGAACTGGCCGCCGACGGCAGCGGCGACGTCATCAACGTCAGCGGCGCGCTGACCATGCAGGGCGGGCAGGTGGCGGCCTATCTGGAGCGCGGCCTCTACGTCGATGGCTCTGAGTGGACGCTGATCAACGCCGGCTCCGTCAGTGGCCAGATGGCCGGGCTCAACTTGCTGACGCCCTCCAACGTCATCGGCCTGACGGCCCAAACCACCAGCGACGGCCTGCTGGCCACCGTCAACCGCACGCCATACGCCTCCTTTGGCGTCACGGCCAACCAGCGGGCGGTGGGCGCGGCCCTGGACTCCATCGTGCCCCACGCCGCCTCGCGCGGCGACGCCATGGCCGCGCTGCTGACCAGCGTGGACTTTGATTACGACCAACAGCAGATAAGCGGCCTGCTGGCCGCCGCCAACCCCGAGATGTACGACGGCCTGAGCTGGGCGGCCCTGGCCGGGGCCCGGCGCTTCGACGCGGCCATGCAAAACCGCGCCGACTGGGGCCGGGTGGCCCAACGCCTGGGCGCGCCCCTGGAGGCGACCACCCAACAACACGCCGGCGGCCAATGGTCGCTGTGGACCAGGGCCGTGGGCGGCTGGGACCGCCGCAGCGCCGAAAACGGCTACCTTGGCTATCAGGCCGATTCCGGCGGCGTGGTGCTGGGGGCCGATGGCCAGCTGTTGCCCTGGCTGCGCCTGGGACTGGCCTTTGGCGGCGACGAAACCAAGGTGAACTTCAGCCAGCAAGGCGATAACGGCGACCAAAAAAGCATGCGCGGCGGTCTCTACGCCGCCGCCGACCTGGGTGAGTTCTACCTGAACGGCGCGGTTTCCTACGCCACCTTCGATAACGACGCCAACCGCTCGGTCATCTTTGCCGGCCAAGGCGCCACCGCCCAGTCCTCCTACGACGGCCAGGCCTGGCTGGCCAGCCTGGGCGGCGGCTGGGATCAAAAACTGGCCGCCTGGCTGCTCGGCCCCATGGCCAGGCTGGACTACCTGAGCCTGTCCGAGGAAAGCTTCAGCGAACGAAACGCGGGCCTCATGAGCCTGAACGTGGGCGACCGCAACGTCGACTATTGGTCGTCGGCCCTGGGCCTGCGGGCCGCCAGCCGCTACAACCTGGACGGCTGGGCCCTGCTGCCCCGCGCCGAACTGGCCTGGCGACACCTGTTCAAAGACGACCGCCGCGAAGTCAGCGCCTCCTTCCCCGGCTACGGCGGCAACTCCTTCACCGTCCACGGCCTGGAACAGGCGCAAGACTCCCTGGAACTGCAAGTTGGGCTGAACGCGGCCATCGGCGGCCAGGCCAACGTCTTTTTGCAATATGGCCTCGGCTTCGGCCAAGACCAAAGTGCACAGGAACTGGCCCTTGGATTTAACTGGTTGTTCTAA
- a CDS encoding MerR family transcriptional regulator produces the protein MAEETSTTVSYYTVAQVAAMTGVAASAIRYYDQQFEDYLALTRGPGRRRLFDDAAVARLRELRSLLTEQGLSVRQARQRLANAEHANPPADRLAAMEDKITSLEEQVRELRTIQARTLALVDRLAKGRP, from the coding sequence ATGGCAGAGGAAACTTCAACGACAGTCAGCTATTACACCGTGGCTCAGGTGGCGGCCATGACCGGCGTCGCCGCCAGCGCCATCCGCTACTACGACCAACAGTTCGAGGATTACCTGGCCCTGACCAGAGGACCGGGGCGCAGACGGCTCTTCGACGACGCCGCCGTGGCCAGGCTCCGCGAACTGCGCTCCCTGCTCACCGAACAGGGACTCAGCGTGCGCCAAGCGCGTCAACGCCTGGCCAACGCGGAACACGCAAACCCTCCGGCCGATCGCTTGGCCGCCATGGAAGATAAAATAACCTCGCTCGAAGAACAAGTGCGCGAATTGAGAACCATCCAGGCCCGCACCCTGGCCCTGGTCGACCGCCTGGCCAAAGGACGGCCCTGA
- a CDS encoding TIGR01212 family radical SAM protein (This family includes YhcC from E. coli K-12, an uncharacterized radical SAM protein.): MARRLNLLGPWLRRVFGGVVVKIGLDPGFGCPNRDPRTGAGGCIFCPPTAYGHHARPDEPVAEQLARGLERLRARARYFGRPAPLALAYYQAYSSTNASAPRLAQALAPALQAPGVGGLIVSTRPDCLDGPRWDVLEQAAARAPLWLELGLQSAHAPSLAAMGRGHDVACFDAAVAQARQRGLDVVAHVVLGLPGEDLTHTNATAEHLAGLGLWGVKIHNLMVLEGARLARLWRDGRHQCWTLAQNAQALAQFVARLPAATLIHRLAADPRGERLLAPDWARDKNHVLAALADELERLDLHQGDLCPKRP; encoded by the coding sequence TTGGCCAGGCGTCTGAACCTGCTGGGCCCGTGGCTGCGGCGCGTGTTCGGCGGCGTGGTGGTCAAGATCGGCCTGGACCCCGGCTTTGGCTGTCCCAACCGCGACCCGCGAACCGGGGCCGGCGGCTGCATTTTCTGCCCGCCCACGGCGTATGGCCATCACGCCCGGCCCGATGAACCGGTGGCCGAACAACTGGCCAGGGGCCTAGAGCGTTTGCGCGCCCGCGCCCGTTATTTCGGCCGGCCAGCGCCGCTGGCCCTGGCCTATTACCAGGCCTACAGCTCGACCAACGCCTCGGCCCCGCGCCTGGCTCAGGCCCTGGCCCCGGCCTTGCAGGCGCCCGGCGTGGGCGGGCTGATCGTCTCCACCCGGCCCGATTGCCTGGATGGCCCACGTTGGGACGTGCTGGAGCAAGCGGCCGCCCGCGCGCCCTTGTGGCTGGAGCTGGGCCTGCAAAGCGCCCACGCGCCCAGCCTGGCGGCCATGGGCCGGGGCCACGACGTGGCCTGCTTTGACGCCGCCGTGGCCCAGGCCAGGCAACGGGGCTTGGACGTGGTGGCCCACGTGGTGCTGGGCCTGCCCGGCGAGGATTTGACGCACACCAACGCCACGGCCGAACATCTGGCCGGGCTGGGCCTCTGGGGCGTCAAGATTCACAACCTGATGGTGTTGGAAGGCGCGCGTCTGGCCCGGCTCTGGCGCGACGGCCGCCACCAGTGCTGGACTTTGGCGCAAAACGCCCAGGCCCTGGCCCAGTTCGTGGCCCGTCTGCCTGCGGCCACGCTCATCCACCGCCTGGCCGCCGACCCCAGGGGCGAGCGCCTCCTGGCCCCGGATTGGGCCCGCGACAAAAATCACGTCCTGGCCGCCCTGGCCGACGAGTTGGAGCGCCTGGACCTTCATCAGGGGGATCTATGCCCGAAACGACCTTAG
- a CDS encoding methylated-DNA--[protein]-cysteine S-methyltransferase: MPETTLVCVIESKLGPLCCASGPDGVIAVDLPPNADVDAMLAWLAQRPEAQAPVVVAPEQSPAGQQLLAYLAGQRDALTMPADLRGVGPFSRRVLEAIRHIPPGQTKTYGQVAAELGSPKAARAVGQSLHRNPAALFCPCHRVVGAGGGLVGFASGLAIKRALLAFEAGGAPLI; encoded by the coding sequence ATGCCCGAAACGACCTTAGTCTGCGTTATCGAAAGCAAGCTGGGCCCGTTGTGCTGCGCCTCGGGACCGGATGGCGTCATCGCCGTGGATCTGCCGCCCAACGCCGACGTCGACGCCATGCTGGCCTGGCTGGCCCAGCGGCCGGAGGCCCAAGCGCCAGTCGTCGTCGCGCCCGAACAGAGCCCGGCCGGCCAACAGCTTCTGGCCTATCTGGCCGGCCAGCGTGACGCCCTGACCATGCCCGCCGATCTGCGGGGCGTCGGGCCGTTCAGCCGGCGCGTGCTGGAGGCCATCCGCCACATCCCGCCGGGCCAGACCAAGACCTACGGCCAGGTGGCCGCCGAGCTGGGCAGCCCCAAGGCCGCCCGGGCCGTGGGCCAGTCCCTGCACCGCAACCCGGCGGCGCTGTTTTGCCCGTGCCACCGGGTGGTTGGCGCGGGCGGCGGGCTGGTGGGCTTTGCCTCGGGCTTGGCGATCAAGCGGGCGCTGTTGGCTTTCGAGGCCGGCGGCGCGCCGTTGATCTGA
- a CDS encoding flavodoxin family protein → MKVICLLASPRPRSNSSALALEFCRAAEERGADVRVFKLNEMDYQGCQGCYACKTKLDHCALQDDLTEVFDQLSDADALVLATPVYFWDICGQLKLFVDRTFSLYGPNFMTDPNDHRLSGRKSLLFVQSQEDVAENHGDIFKKYKVFFKMAGFGRVELLRLCQADEPGVAASRTAEMARARELAGELLA, encoded by the coding sequence ATGAAAGTGATCTGCCTGCTGGCCAGCCCCCGGCCCCGCTCCAACAGCTCGGCCCTGGCCCTGGAGTTTTGCCGCGCCGCCGAGGAGCGTGGGGCCGACGTGCGAGTCTTCAAGCTCAACGAGATGGATTATCAAGGCTGTCAAGGCTGTTACGCCTGCAAGACCAAGCTGGATCACTGCGCCCTGCAGGACGATCTGACCGAGGTTTTCGACCAGCTCAGCGACGCCGACGCCCTGGTGCTGGCCACGCCGGTCTATTTCTGGGATATCTGCGGCCAGCTCAAGCTCTTTGTCGATCGCACGTTTTCGCTCTACGGGCCCAATTTCATGACCGACCCCAACGACCACCGCCTCAGCGGCCGCAAGAGCTTGCTGTTTGTGCAGAGCCAAGAAGACGTCGCCGAAAATCATGGCGATATCTTCAAGAAATACAAGGTGTTTTTCAAGATGGCCGGCTTTGGCCGCGTGGAGCTGCTGCGCCTGTGCCAGGCCGACGAACCAGGCGTGGCCGCCTCCCGCACCGCCGAGATGGCCCGCGCCCGTGAGCTGGCTGGCGAGCTGCTGGCCTGA
- a CDS encoding DNA internalization-related competence protein ComEC/Rec2 gives MGALVAAAWQPVAWPFLGLTALGLAVGLGLLSWGRPLPALLAALIAFCWGCGYLALHLAAPPPEGHIAALADNARHELVVQAEAPAEPDAEGRGFAMRAQALRLDGRPASGGLRLSFAPGLTPPPAGARFVFTGRLRPIVAMANPGGFDYEAYARREGLAASSYVGKRGALRLLGPADLDALALALARARQHIADMLGELPPGPGRALLRALILGQRGEMSAKLRDAFGDLGAAHLLAISGLHVGLVWGVCFLALRLALAAWPALALRWATPKLAALLALLPAAAYGALAGGEAPTLRALIMIACLTGAQLFDRRYDPLGGLALAALIIVGLWPEAPLDLSFQLSFLAVGAILLAAAPLARWARALGRRSGRMGWALGGLAGWLCLSAVVGLAVMPLGLRHFHVAPLLYLPANALLIPLVAMLALPLALAGAGLGLLWPAAGLWLWRLALLPADWACDIALAWAAMPWAAWFTAGPSVEVLVLLHGAALAMIALRGRGRLWLGGALSVAVLIVGALQAWPPAPDGKLTVWILDVGQGSSAVIRTPLGRVLVVDGGGWPGSDFDFGRRVIAPFLWSQGLDRVDVLACSHDHPDHVGGLAFIAQHFGPRQLWHNGHMSGRGWSGRLLAAAEAQGLAILTPATIPRRGQIGGARTRLMWPPAGQPMDGWSENDRSLWLGLGLGRYFVWLPGDAGPKVEALVAPRLPTGGRHALVAPHHGGKGSCGQALLRALRPELIVFSCGCPNNFGMPRPQALDNSRAVGARLLSTKHHGCIKIVTDGQRLEVSTFLQQPRACGG, from the coding sequence TTGGGCGCGCTGGTCGCGGCGGCCTGGCAACCGGTGGCCTGGCCGTTTCTGGGCTTGACGGCGCTGGGCCTGGCCGTTGGCCTGGGGCTGCTGAGCTGGGGTCGGCCGTTGCCGGCGCTTTTGGCGGCGCTGATCGCTTTTTGCTGGGGCTGCGGCTACTTGGCCCTGCATCTGGCCGCGCCGCCGCCAGAGGGACACATCGCCGCCCTGGCCGACAACGCCCGCCACGAGCTGGTCGTCCAGGCCGAGGCCCCGGCCGAGCCCGACGCCGAGGGCCGGGGGTTCGCCATGCGCGCCCAGGCCCTGCGGCTCGACGGCCGGCCGGCCAGTGGCGGCCTGCGGCTTTCCTTCGCGCCGGGGTTGACGCCGCCGCCGGCCGGCGCGCGCTTCGTTTTCACCGGGCGCTTGCGGCCCATCGTGGCCATGGCCAACCCCGGTGGTTTCGACTACGAGGCATACGCCCGGCGCGAGGGCTTGGCCGCCTCCAGCTACGTGGGCAAGCGCGGGGCCTTGCGCCTGCTGGGCCCGGCCGATCTGGACGCGCTGGCCCTGGCCCTGGCCCGGGCGCGCCAGCATATCGCCGACATGCTGGGCGAACTGCCGCCGGGGCCGGGCCGGGCGCTTTTGCGGGCGCTGATCCTGGGCCAGCGCGGCGAGATGAGCGCCAAGCTGCGCGACGCCTTTGGCGATCTGGGCGCGGCGCATCTGCTGGCCATCAGCGGGCTGCACGTGGGCCTGGTCTGGGGTGTGTGCTTTTTGGCTCTGCGCCTGGCGCTGGCGGCCTGGCCGGCGCTGGCCCTGCGCTGGGCCACGCCCAAGCTGGCGGCGCTGCTGGCGCTTTTGCCGGCGGCGGCTTACGGCGCGCTGGCCGGCGGAGAGGCGCCCACGCTCCGCGCGCTGATCATGATCGCCTGCCTGACCGGGGCCCAGCTTTTCGACCGGCGCTACGACCCCTTGGGCGGCCTGGCCCTGGCCGCGCTGATCATCGTGGGGCTTTGGCCCGAAGCGCCGCTGGATCTGTCGTTCCAGCTATCTTTTTTGGCGGTGGGGGCAATTTTGCTGGCCGCCGCGCCGCTGGCCCGCTGGGCGCGGGCCTTGGGCCGCCGGTCCGGCCGCATGGGCTGGGCCCTGGGCGGGTTGGCCGGCTGGCTGTGCCTGAGCGCGGTGGTCGGGCTGGCGGTCATGCCGCTTGGCCTGAGGCACTTTCACGTCGCGCCGCTTTTGTACCTGCCGGCCAACGCCCTGTTGATCCCGCTGGTGGCCATGCTGGCCCTGCCGCTGGCCCTGGCCGGGGCGGGCTTGGGGCTGTTGTGGCCGGCGGCCGGGCTCTGGCTGTGGCGTTTGGCCCTGTTGCCCGCAGACTGGGCTTGCGATATCGCCCTGGCCTGGGCCGCCATGCCTTGGGCGGCCTGGTTCACGGCCGGGCCCTCGGTCGAGGTTCTGGTTTTGCTCCATGGCGCGGCGCTGGCGATGATCGCCCTGCGCGGACGCGGGCGCTTGTGGCTCGGCGGGGCGCTGAGCGTGGCCGTGCTGATCGTGGGCGCGCTCCAGGCCTGGCCGCCAGCGCCCGACGGCAAGCTGACGGTGTGGATTCTGGACGTGGGCCAGGGCTCCAGCGCCGTGATCCGCACGCCCCTGGGCCGGGTGCTGGTGGTTGACGGCGGCGGCTGGCCGGGTAGCGACTTTGACTTTGGCCGGCGGGTGATCGCGCCGTTTTTGTGGTCCCAGGGCCTGGACCGGGTGGACGTGCTGGCCTGTTCCCACGATCACCCCGACCACGTGGGCGGCCTGGCCTTCATCGCCCAACATTTTGGCCCGCGCCAGTTGTGGCATAATGGCCATATGTCCGGCCGCGGCTGGTCGGGCCGGTTGCTGGCGGCGGCCGAGGCCCAAGGCCTGGCCATCCTCACGCCGGCGACGATCCCCCGGCGAGGGCAGATCGGCGGGGCCCGGACGCGGCTGATGTGGCCGCCGGCCGGGCAACCCATGGACGGTTGGTCGGAAAACGATCGCTCGCTGTGGCTGGGCCTGGGCCTGGGGCGCTATTTTGTCTGGCTGCCCGGCGACGCCGGGCCCAAGGTCGAGGCCCTGGTGGCCCCGCGCCTGCCCACGGGCGGGCGGCACGCCCTGGTTGCGCCCCATCACGGCGGCAAGGGCTCGTGCGGCCAAGCCCTGCTGAGGGCCCTGAGGCCGGAGCTGATCGTCTTTTCCTGCGGCTGCCCCAACAACTTCGGCATGCCCAGGCCCCAGGCCCTGGACAATAGCCGGGCCGTGGGCGCGCGGCTGCTCTCTACCAAGCACCACGGCTGCATTAAAATAGTCACCGACGGCCAACGGTTGGAAGTCTCGACGTTTTTGCAACAGCCGCGCGCCTGCGGCGGCTAG
- a CDS encoding ATP-grasp domain-containing protein, which yields MQGPIVSFHPMIDADRHILLVSRRALDRADRLAVAGAAAVILPQTPRPDVYELVAGLGKPHFPRAGVALSLDGKVGNLRLLTALGLPHPASVAFAEVAAAVAAWRAGRPDVLALGRPVVVKGAGGGMGQNVFLVNDPDELSALTPQVQTHSLHGPRGLVLQRFIDGGGADLRVVLLGLRHEAYWRVAPSGQWRSNLSQGGQTLRDRRSADMAQGVALARRLQRAAGLDMAGVDVLIPPGGQPLLLEINFYFGRGGLGGTASFLELYLAAVGRWLAALGLDPGRARLCADD from the coding sequence TTGCAAGGGCCTATCGTCAGCTTTCATCCGATGATCGACGCCGACCGGCACATCTTGTTGGTCTCGCGGCGGGCGCTGGACCGGGCCGACCGCCTGGCCGTGGCCGGCGCGGCGGCGGTGATCCTGCCCCAAACGCCTCGGCCCGACGTGTACGAACTCGTCGCCGGCCTGGGCAAACCCCACTTTCCCCGGGCCGGCGTGGCCTTGTCGTTGGACGGCAAGGTGGGCAACCTGCGCCTGCTGACGGCCCTTGGCCTGCCCCACCCGGCCAGCGTGGCCTTTGCCGAGGTGGCCGCGGCCGTGGCCGCCTGGCGCGCCGGCCGGCCCGACGTGTTGGCCCTGGGCCGGCCAGTGGTGGTCAAAGGCGCTGGCGGCGGCATGGGGCAAAATGTTTTTTTAGTCAACGATCCCGATGAATTGTCCGCCCTGACCCCGCAAGTGCAAACCCATTCCCTGCACGGGCCCCGTGGCCTGGTGCTCCAGCGGTTCATCGATGGCGGCGGGGCCGATCTGCGGGTGGTGCTCTTGGGCCTGCGCCACGAGGCCTATTGGCGCGTGGCGCCAAGCGGCCAATGGCGCTCCAACCTCAGCCAGGGCGGTCAGACCCTGCGCGACAGGCGGTCGGCCGACATGGCCCAAGGCGTGGCCCTGGCCCGGCGCCTGCAACGGGCCGCCGGCCTGGACATGGCCGGCGTGGACGTGCTGATCCCGCCGGGCGGCCAGCCGCTGTTGCTGGAGATCAATTTCTATTTTGGTCGCGGCGGCCTGGGCGGCACGGCGAGCTTTCTGGAGCTGTACCTGGCCGCCGTGGGTCGCTGGCTGGCCGCGTTGGGCCTGGACCCCGGCCGGGCGCGCCTCTGCGCCGACGACTAG
- a CDS encoding enoyl-CoA hydratase/isomerase family protein: MERYETLLYEVADDIGVLTLNRPKVLNAINDQMIEELFDFWSRRRWEAEPRVIVITAAGEKGFCAGLDLKSFLPKAAEFDMARFYRFQAKLARVWLAMRQAPQPIVCCVFGAAVGAGFSIAMASDLRVIAPDARFAASYINVGFGGSDMAASYFLPRLIGAGRAYEFLLTGDFLGAAVAEGLGLVSRVVEADQLLPTAMELARKMCRKNPLGLRLTKEAINVNLDCGGLEQALIMEDRNQAMCFGTIRYEGQAVDTR, translated from the coding sequence ATGGAACGCTACGAAACGCTCTTGTACGAGGTCGCCGACGATATCGGCGTGCTCACGCTCAATCGGCCCAAGGTGCTAAACGCCATCAATGACCAGATGATCGAGGAGCTGTTCGACTTTTGGTCGCGGCGGCGCTGGGAGGCCGAGCCCCGGGTGATCGTCATCACCGCCGCCGGCGAAAAAGGCTTTTGCGCCGGTCTGGACCTCAAGAGCTTTCTGCCCAAGGCCGCCGAATTCGACATGGCCCGATTTTATCGTTTCCAGGCCAAGCTGGCCCGCGTCTGGCTGGCCATGCGCCAAGCGCCCCAACCGATTGTCTGCTGTGTTTTCGGCGCGGCGGTGGGCGCGGGCTTCAGCATCGCCATGGCCAGCGACCTGCGGGTCATCGCCCCCGACGCCCGTTTCGCCGCCTCCTACATCAACGTGGGCTTTGGCGGCTCGGACATGGCCGCCAGCTATTTCTTGCCCCGGCTGATCGGGGCCGGCCGGGCCTACGAGTTTTTGCTCACCGGCGATTTTCTGGGCGCGGCCGTGGCCGAGGGTCTGGGACTGGTCAGCCGGGTGGTCGAGGCCGACCAACTGCTGCCCACGGCCATGGAGCTGGCTCGGAAAATGTGTCGTAAAAACCCCCTGGGCCTGCGCCTGACCAAGGAGGCCATCAACGTCAACCTGGACTGCGGCGGCCTGGAGCAGGCCTTGATCATGGAAGACCGCAACCAGGCCATGTGCTTTGGCACCATCCGTTACGAGGGCCAGGCCGTGGACACCCGCTAG
- a CDS encoding DUF3786 domain-containing protein, which yields MAEQSAVFQEIYDDYLRQVGALDLPALAGRLGGRMVGDELELAFFGQPHRLSGKGVRDPEGRRPIHSVSVILCKYAIIGGESQRGEIQWTPYKGFPDAAPFVPGFDDTVHKIIANAFADDAAGLAAAAAAFGGVDPGLGLGYDVARQFHALPKMPMLMLFNGAEDGFPAHCSVLFAQDATSYLDVECIAICGMVLAAWLREQGKKQR from the coding sequence GTGGCTGAACAATCCGCGGTATTTCAGGAAATTTACGACGACTATCTACGCCAGGTCGGCGCGCTGGATCTGCCGGCCCTGGCCGGGCGCTTGGGTGGCCGCATGGTCGGCGACGAGCTGGAACTGGCCTTTTTCGGCCAGCCCCATCGGCTAAGCGGCAAGGGCGTGCGCGACCCTGAAGGCCGGCGGCCGATCCACTCGGTCAGCGTGATCTTGTGTAAATACGCCATCATCGGCGGCGAGAGCCAGCGGGGCGAGATTCAATGGACGCCCTACAAGGGCTTTCCCGACGCCGCGCCCTTCGTGCCCGGCTTTGACGACACCGTGCACAAGATCATCGCCAACGCCTTTGCCGACGACGCGGCCGGCCTGGCCGCCGCCGCCGCGGCCTTTGGCGGCGTGGACCCGGGCCTGGGACTGGGCTACGACGTGGCGCGGCAGTTTCACGCCTTGCCCAAGATGCCCATGCTCATGCTTTTCAACGGGGCCGAGGATGGCTTTCCGGCCCATTGCAGCGTGCTTTTCGCCCAGGACGCCACCAGCTACCTGGACGTGGAGTGCATCGCCATCTGTGGCATGGTCCTGGCCGCCTGGCTGCGCGAGCAGGGCAAAAAACAAAGATAA